In the Corallococcus soli genome, GATCATCGCCTGATCGGCTTCACGCCGACCAGCTTCCACGGGCACTGAGTTGCCGAGGGGAGGGCTGCTTTTGTAGCCTTCCCCTCTCGCATCTGGTGAAATGAGCCATGCCGAAGGGTAACCGTTCCATCATCTCGCTCGAATGCACCACGTGCAAAGAGCGGAACTACACGACCACGAAGAACAAGCGGAAGAGCCAGGACAAGCTCGAACTGAGCAAGTTCTGTCCTCGGTGCCGCAAGCATACGGACCACAAGGAAGGCAAGGTCTAGGTCGCGGGTTCCATGAAGGTTTAGGCCAGTAGCTCCAACGGTAGAGCAGCGGTCTCCAAATCCGCGTGTTGGGGGTTCGAATCCCTCCTGGCCTGCCAGCTTCAGTACAGGGACCCCCGGTACCGAGCGGTGCCGGGGGTCCCTGCCTTTTCGCAGTCCAGCTTCCGCAGTCCCTCGTGAGGCACCATGGCGACGGCAACTGAGGCCAGCCAGCAGGCTAACCGCTCGGGCATCGACCCCAAGCGGCTCGTGGTCATCTTCTATCTCGTCGCCGGCATCGTCCTGGCCCTCTTCCTGGAGCATGTCTTCGGGTTGCTCTGGAGCCGGTTCGGTTGGAGCGACGTCGAACTCTTCGAAGGCCTGGGCTGGCGTGTATCTACCCTGGTGGGCTACGGCGTGGCCCTCGGGTTGGTGCTGGCAGCCTACTTCCACCCCCGCACACACGCCCTGTCCATCGACGTGGCGTCCGAGCTGATGAAGGTCACCTGGCCCACCTGGTCGGAGACCCGGGCTTCGACCATGGCCGTGGTCGTCGCTTCGCTCGTGGCGGCGGTGCTCCTCTTCTGCATCGACACCGTCGCCTACAACTTGATGGTGGAGTGGCTGCCTGCCCTGTGGGGGAAGCTGTAATGGCGAAGAAATGGTTCACGGTCCAGACCTACTCGAACTACGAGAACCAGGCGAAGAAGAACCTGGAGGAGCAGGTGCGCCTCAAGGGCCTTCAGGACCAGGACTTGATCGGTGAGATCCTCATCCCCATGGAGCAGGTCGTGGAGATGGTGAACGGCGAGAAGAAGACCACCCGCCGCAAGCTCTTCCCGGGCTACATCTTCGTCCAGATGGAGCTCAGCGACACCACCCTGCACCTGGTGAAGAACACCTCCAAGGTGACCGGCTTCCCGGGCGTGGGGCAGAACGAGCAGCCCCGGCCCATGTCGGACGCGGAGGTCGCCCGGCTCACTGCTCAGGTGACCGAGGGCGCCCACAAGACCAAGCCCAAGGTCCAGTTCGAGACGAGCGACACCGTGCGCGTCATCGACGGTCCGTTCGCGAACTTCAACGGCACGGTGGAAGAGGTCAACCCGGAGAAGGGCCGCGTCCGCGTGCTCGTCAGCATCTTCGGTCGCGCGACGCCCGTGGAACTCGATTTCATGCAGGTGGAGAAGACCACCGGCTAATCAGGCTTCCGCGTCCGGATGACGGGCGCGGATCAACGGGTGGGAGGGTCGTCCCGTCTGGCGACCCGCTGGAACCACCCCATCGAAAGGCAGCAGTCCGCCGATGAAGAAGATCACAGGTCAGGTCAAGTTGCAGATCCCCGCCGGCAAGGCGAATCCCGCCCCGCCGATTGGTCCCGCCCTCGGTCAGCAGGGCGTGAACATCATGGAGTTCTGCAAGCAGTTCAACGCCAAGACGCAGGCAGAGGCGAAGGAAGGTCTCATCATCCCGGTGATCATCACCGTGTATGCGGACCGCTCCTTCACCTTCATCATGAAGACGCCTCCCGCCGCCATCCTCATCAAGAAGGCCGCGGGTCTCCACACGGAGAAGAAGAAGGGTTCGGGCGCGAAGAAGCCGGGCAAGGAGAAGGTGGGGCAGATCACCCGGAAGCAGCTCGAGGAGATCGCCAACAAGAAGATCCAGGACACCACCGCCGCGTCCCTCGAAGCCTGCATGAACACCATTGCTGGCACCGCGCGCTCCATGGGCATCGAAGTCGTCGGCTAGCCCGCCCCCATCTTTCAAGGATTCCTGCCATGGCTACCAATGGAAAGAAGTTCCGCGCGTCCTCCGAGCTGGTGGACCGCAACAAGCGCTATCCCGTCGCCGAGGGCTTCGCGCTGCTGAAGAAGACGGTCGAGTCGCGTGCGACGAAGTACGACCAGACGGTGGATGTCGCCATCAACCTGGGCGTGGACCCGAAGCACGCGGACCAGATGGTCCGTGGCGCCGTGGTGCTCCCGCACGGCACCGGCGCCACCGTGCGCGTGGCCGTGTTCGCCAAGGGCGAGCGCGCCACCGAGGCGGCCAACGCCGGCGCCGACATCGTGGGCGCGGAGGACCTCCAGAAGCGCATTGAGGAGGGCTTCCTCGACTTCGACACCGTCATCGCGACGCCGGACATGATGGGCGTGGTCGGTCGCCTCGGTAAGGTGCTCGGTCCCCGCGGCCTCATGCCCAACCCGAAGGTCGGCACGGTCACGATGGACGTGGCCAAGGCCATCCGTGACTCCAAGGGCGGTAAGGTCGACTTCCGCGCGGAGAAGGCGGGCATCGTCCACGCGAAGATGGGCAAGGCCTCCTTCGAAACGGCCAAGCTGGAGGCGAACTTCAACGCGCTGGTGGACCTGGTGATGAAGCTCAAGCCGGCCACCGCGAAGGGCGTCTACCTGCAGGGCATCGCCATCTCGACGACGATGGGGCCGGGCATCAAGCTCGACACCACCGAAATCCTGGCGCGTCACCGCTAATTTGCGGGGCGAAGCGGGCCGGAAAAGGTGCGTTCCCTGATGGGGAGCGCCCGTCCTGTCGCCTGCTGGACGCTGGTCGCATAGAAAGTGCTGGATCTTTGCGAAAGCCGGGGGTATAGGCCCCCGGCTTTTGCAATTGGAGCGCCATGTCGAGAGACACGGTGTTCCGACCTGGTTCATGACAGCAGGGACCTGGAAGGGAAGAAGACGCGTCCGTTGGGAACCGGGCAACCGGTCGGACCGTTGATTCCACTCCTGGTTCAAACGGCCGCAAGGTCAGCCCTGCCGAGACTGGAGGTGCGGTGTGGTGCCTCTCGGAGGCTCCTCCCTCGCTCTGCCACTTTGGCCCAGGCATCACGCCCGACCGTCAGGCCGGGCCATAAAGGAGGTGAGTCAAGGTGCTGAAGAGCGAGAAGGAAGTGATGATCAAGGAACTCAACGAGAAGTTCGCCCGGACCAAGTCCGCGGTGGTCGCCGAGTTCTCCAAGGTGGATGTGGAGACGGTGACCAAGCTTCGTCGCAAGTTCCGCGAGGGCAAGGTCGAATACAAGGTCATCAAGAACACGCTGGCGCGCCGTGCTGCTGAAGGCACGCCGTTGTCCGTGATTTCGGATGACTTCACGGGGCCGGTGGCCCTGTGCATCAGCTACGACGACGTGGTGGCTCCTGCCAAGATCCTGATGGATTTCATCAAGGACATGGAGACCATCAAGGTCCGCAGCGCCGTGGTGGACGGCCGCAAGGTCGACGTCAACGGCGTGAAGGCGCTGGCGAAGTTGCCGGGCCTCAACGAGCTCCGAGGGCAGCTGCTCGGAATGCTCAACCAGCCTGCTGGCAAGCTGGTTCGGACCATCGCGGCCCCCGGGTCGCAGCTCGCGCGGGTCATCCAGGCCAACGCGGACAAGTCGAAGCCCGAGTAATCGTCCCGAGAAGTTTTTCTACCGACACCCCCACGGCTGGGCTGACCCACTGGGTCGCCGGCCGTTAGTCAACACCAGAAGGACACAGTTCCATGGCTGACCTGAACAAGATTGCCGAAGACCTCTCCTCCCTGACCATCCTGGAGGCCGCTGAGCTCGTGAAGGCCCTCGAGACCAAGTGGGGCGTTTCCGCCGCGGCCGTTGCCGTTGCCGCGGGTCCCGCCGTCGCCGCCGCTCCTGTCGAGGAGAAGACGGAGTTCAACGTCGTTCTCGCGAACGCGGGCGCGAACAAGATCAACGTCATCAAGGAGATCCGCGCCATCACCGGCCTGGGCCTGAAGGAGGCCAAGGACCTGGTCGAGGGCGCGCCCAAGACGGTCAAGGAAGGCGTCAACAAGGACGACGCCAAGAAGATCAAGGACCAGCTCACCGCGGCTGGCGCCACCGTCGAAGTGAAGTAGTTCTGACAGGGGCTGTCCTGTTCTTCCGGGAAATCCCGGGCAGCCTCCTGACCGGATGAGCAGGCCGGCGTCCCCTTTGCTGGGGCGCCGGCTTTGCCCATTTGACATTTGCCAAATTTCCCGGCGCCGCCGCGCGTTACTGAAGTTTGCCCCGCCCGAGCAGCCGTCTCCGGAGACCGAATGCCGACGCAGATCCAGAACAATTTCCGCGTGCGGAAGACCTTCGCCAAAATCGCGAAGATCATCGACATTCCCAATCTCATCAACATCCAGAAGCAGTCCTACGAAAAGTTCCTCCAGGCCGACATTGCCCCGGAGAAGCGCGAGGACCTTGGCCTTCAGGGTGTCTTCAAGTCCGTCTTCCCGATCCGGGACTTCAACGAGACCTCCTCGCTGGAGTTTGTCAGCTATCACCTGGAAAAGCCGAAGTACGACGTCGATGAGTGCCACCAGCGTGGAATGACCTACTCGGCGCCCATCAAGGTCGTCGTGCGCCTGGTCGTTTGGGACAAGGACGAGGAGACCGGCGCCCAGTCGATCCGCGATGTGAAGGAGCAGGAAGTCTATTTCGGCGAAATCCCGCTGATGACCCAGAACGGTACGTTCATCATCAACGGCACCGAGCGCGTCGTCGTGAGCCAGCTGCACCGCAGCCCGGGTGCGTTCTTCGACCACGACAAGGGCAAGAGCCACTCGTCGGGCAAGCTGCTCTACAACGCCCGCATCATCCCGTACCGCGGCTCGTGGATCGACTTCGAGTTCGACCACAAGGACCTGCTGTACGTGCGCATCGACCGGCGCCGCAAGCTGCCGGCCACCGTGCTCATCCGCGCCCTGGGCGCCGTCGGTGACACGGCGAAGAAGAACCCGCTCGACTTCAAGGGCTCCACCGAGGAGATCCTCAACTACTACTACGCCACCGAGACGATCTACCTGCAGAGCGCCGCCGACTTCGAGAAGAGCGTCGAGCTGGAGCTGCTGCCGGGTCAGCGCGCCACGCGCGACATCAAGACCAAGTCCGGTGACCTGATCGTCAAGAAGAACCGCAAGTTCACGCGCGCCGCCATCAAGAAGCTCGAAGCGGCGAAGATGACCAAGCTGCCCATCGACGCGGACGAGCTCTTCACCAAGGTGTCCGCCTACGACGTGGTGGACGAGAACACCGGTGAGGTCATCCTCGAGTGCAACGAGGAGGTCTCCCAGGAGAAGGTGGACGAGCTCCTCAAGCGCGACATCAAGGAGTTCAAGGTCCTCTTCATCGACAACCTCAACGTGGGTCCGTACCTGCGTGAGACGTTGATGCTGGACAAGATCGAGTCGCCCGAGCAGGCCATCATGGAGATCTACCGGCGCCTGCGCCCGGGTGATCCCCCGACGCCGGAGACGGCGACGAACCTGTTCAGCAACCTGTTCTTCAACCCGGAGCGCTACGACCTGTCCAAGGTCGGCCGCCTCAAGCTGAACTTCAAGTTCAGCCTCGAGGAGCCCCTGGACGGCCAGATCCTCACCAAGCGCGACATCCTGGAGGTCATCCGCTACCTGATCGACCTCAAGAACGGCAAGGGGACGATCGACGACATCGACCACCTGGGCAACCGGCGCGTGCGCGCGGTGGGTGAGCTGCTGGAGAACCAGTACCGCATCGGTCTGGTTCGCATGGAGCGGGCGATCAAGGAGCGCATGAGCCTCCAGGAGATCGAGACGCTCATGCCGCACGATCTCATCAACGCCAAGCCCGTGACGGCGGTCATCAAGGAGTTCTTCGGCTCCAGCCAGCTGTCGCAGTTCATGGACCAGACGAACCCGCTCTCGGAAGTCACGCACAAGCGCCGTCTGTCCGCGCTCGGGCCTGGCGGTCTGACGCGTGAGCGGGCGGGCTTCGAAGTGCGCGACGTGCACCCGACGCACTACGGCCGCATCTGCCCCATCGAGACGCCGGAAGGCCCGAACATCGGCCTCATCGCGTCGCTGTCGACCTATGCGCGCGTCAACGAGTTCGGCTTCGTGGAGACGCCGTACCGCAAGGTGGACGCAGGCAGCGTGACGGCGGACGTGGCCTTCTACTCGGCGCTCGAGGAGGAGAAGCACACCATCGCCCAGGCGAACGCGGAGACGGACAAGAAGGGCAAGTTCGTCAACGCGCTGGTGCAGAGCCGCCGCAGCGGCGAGTTCGTCCAGGTCAAGGCCGAGGACGTGGATCTGATGGACGTGTCCCCGAACCAGCTGGTGTCGGTGGCCGCCTCCCTCATCCCGTTCCTGGAGAACGACGACGCGAACCGCGCGCTCATGGGCTCCAACATGCAGCGCCAGGCCGTGCCGCTGCTGCGCACGGCGGCGCCGCTCGTGGGCACGGGCATCGAGGCCATCGTGGCCCGCGACTCGGGCGTCACCTGCGTGGCGCGCCGCGACGGCATCGTGGAGTCGGTGGACGCCAGCCGCATCGTGGTGAAGGCGGACTCCAACGCGGCCCTGAGCGACGTGTCCAGCGAGGTGGACATCTACAACCTGCTCAAGTACCAGCGCTCCAACCAGAACACGTGCCTCAACCAGAAGCCCATCATCCGCAAGGGTGACCGGGTGAAGAAGGGCGACGTGATCGCGGACGGACCGGCCACCGAGACCGGTGAGCTGGCGCTGGGGCAGAACATCGTCGTCGCGTTCATGCCGTGGCAGGGCTACAACTTCGAAGACTCCATCCTGCTGAGCGAGCGCATCCTCAAGGAGGACGTCTTCACGTCCATCCACATCGAGGAGTTCGAGTGCATCGCGCGTGACACCAAGCTGGGCAAGGAGGAGATCACCCGCGACATCCCGAACGTGGGTGAGGAAGCCCTCAAGGACCTGGACGAGAGCGGCATCATCCGCATCGGCGCGGAGGTGAAGCCCGGCGACGTGCTGGTGGGCAAGATCACTCCGAAGGGCGAGACCCAGCTCTCCCCCGAAGAGAAGCTGCTGCGCGCCATCTTCGGTGAGAAGGCCGGCGACGTGCGCGACAGCTCCCTGCGCGTGCCCCCGGGCGTCGTGGGCACCGTCATCAACGCCAAGGTGTTCAGCCGCAAGGGCGTGGAGAAGGACGAGCGCGCCAAGCAGATCGAGTCCATGGAGGAGGCGAAGCTCCTCAAGGACCAGAACGACGAGATCAAGGTCCTCCAGGACTCCGCCTACAGCCGCCTCCGCGGCCTGGTTCGCGGCAAGGAGGTCCAGGGCAAGCTCGTGGACGACAAGGGGAAGATCCTCCTGAAGAAGGGGGACATCCTCAACGACGAGCTGCTGACCACGGTGCCCTACAAGTACTGGGGCGAGATCTCCGTCGGTGAGCCGCTGGACGCGCGCCTGCGCGACATCCTGCGCAGCCTGGAAGACACGAAGGAGGCCGTGAAGCTGGCCTTCGGCGAGAAGATCGCCCGCATCAAGAAGGGCGACGAGCTTCCTCCGGGCGTCATCAAGATGGTGAAGGTGTACGTCGCCATCAAGCGCAAGCTGGCGGTGGGCGACAAGATGGCCGGTCGCCACGGCAACAAGGGCGTCGTGTCCCGCGTCCTCCCCGAGGAGGACATGCCGTACCTGGAGGACGGGCGTCCGGTGGACATCGTCCTCAACCCGCTCGGCGTCCCCAGCCGCATGAACATCGGGCAGATCCTCGAGGTCCACCTGGGCTGGGCCGCGAAGGGCGTCGGCGAGCAGCTGCAGCGCTACCTCGACGAGAACTTCAGCGGTGAGCAGCTCAAGAAGCAGCTGAAGACCGTCTACGACGACAAGGCCTTCGGCGACTTCGTGGACGGCCTGTCCGACCAGGAGGTCCAGGACCTCTGCCGCCGCCTGAAGAAGGGCATCCACGTGGCGACGCCGGTGTTCGACGGCGCCCGCGAGACGGAGCTGCACGCCCTCTTCGACGAGGGCCGCCTGCCCCGCTCGGGCCAGATGGTGCTCTTCGACGGCCGCACGGGTGAGCCGTTCGACCAGAACGTCACCGTGGGCGTGATGTACATGCTCAAGCTGCACCACCTGGTGGACGAGAAGATCCACGCCCGTTCCATCGGGCCCTACTCGCTCGTCACGCAGCAGCCCCTGGGCGGCAAGGCCCAGTTCGGCGGTCAGCGTCTGGGAGAGATGGAAGTCTGGGCGATGGAGGCCTACGGCGCGGCGTACACGCTGCAGGAGTTCCTCACCGTCAAGTCGGACGACGTGGTGGGCCGCACGCGCATGTACGAGGCGATCGTCAAGGGCGACAACGTTCTGGAGAGCGGCCTGCCCGAGTCGTTCAACGTGCTCCTCAAGGAGCTCCAGTCGCTGGCCCTGGACGTGGAGTTGCTGGAGAGCGCGCCCCCGGAGCGCCAGCGCAGCTTCGGCGGCGACTTCCTGGGTGGTGGCGACGGCGAGGACCGGAAGTCCGGGACCGAAGCCTAGGCCTTTTTAGCAGCCGGTGCGCCCGCCTGACCGGTCGGTATCGCTTCCTCGTGGAGGGAGCGGCCGACCGGGTGCAGGGCGGGGGCCCGAAACGTTTGGCGCCTTGAGCGCTCATAAGTTTTCGGAGGCAACGTGAAGGACATTTTCAACTTCTTCGAGAAGCCGAAGGACCCGCTGTCGTTCAACGCCATCCGCATCGCGCTGGCGTCGCCCGACAAGATTCGGCAGTGGTCGCACGGCGAGGTGAAGAAGCCGGAGACCATCAACTACCGCACGTTCAAGCCGGAGCGGGACGGCCTGTTCTGCGCGCGCATCTTCGGGCCGGTGAAGGACTACGAGTGCAACTGCGGCAAGTACAAGCGCATGAAGCACCGCGGCGTCGTGTGTGAGAAGTGCGGCGTGGAGGTCATCCAGTCCAAGGTGCGCCGTGAGCGCCTGGGACACATCACGCTCGCCACGCCCGTGGCCCACATCTGGTTCCTCAAGTCGCTGCCCAGCCGCATCGGCAACCTGCTCGACATCACCCTCAAGGAGATGGAGAAGGTGCTGTACTGCGAGAGCTACATGGTCATCGACCCGAAGGCGACGCCGCTGCAGCGTGGCGAGCTCGTCTCCGAGGAGAAGATGCACCGGCTCTTCCAGGAGCACGGCGAGGACTCGTTCACCGCGGGCATGGGCGGCGAGGCCGTCCGTGAGATGCTCAAGTCCCTGGACGTGGAGAAGCTGTCCGAGGAACTGCGCAAGGACATGCGCGAGACCACCAGCGAGGCGAAGCGGAAGAAGTACGCCAAGCGCCTGAAGGTGGCCGAGGCGTTCCGCGTCTCCGGCAACAAGCCCGAGTGGATGATGCTGGACGTCATCCCCGTCATCCCGCCCGACCTGCGTCCCCTGGTTCCCCTGGACGGTGGCCGCTTCGCGACCTCCGACCTGAACGACCTGTACCGCCGCGTCATCAACCGGAACAACCGCCTCAAGCGGCTCCAGGAGCTGAACGCGCCGGACATCATCATCCGCAACGAGAAGCGGATGCTCCAGGAGGCCGTGGACGCGCTGTTCGACAACGGCCGCCGCGGCAAGACCATCACCGGCCCGAACAAGCGGCCGCTGAAGTCGCTGTCCGACATGCTCAAGGGCAAGCAGGGCCGGTTCCGTCAGAACCTGCTCGGCAAGCGCGTGGACTACTCGGGCCGCTCCGTCATCGTCGTGGGTCCCGAGCTGCGCCTGCACCAGTGCGGCCTGCCGAAGATCATGGCGCTCGAGCTCTTCAAGCCGTTCATCTACAACAAGCTCGAAGAGAAGGGCTACGTCACCACCATCAAGTCGGCGAAGAAGATGGTGGAGAAGGAGCGTCCGGAGGTCTGGGACATCCTTGAGGACGTGATCCGCGAGCACCCGGTGCTCCTCAACCGCGCCCCCACGCTGCACCGCCTGGGCATGCAGGCCTTCGAGCCCGTCCTCATCGAGGGCAAGGCCATCCAGCTGCACCCGCTGGTCTGCGCCGCGTTCAACGCCGACTTCGACGGCGACCAGATGGCCGTGCACGTGCCGCTCTCCATCGAAGCGCAGATGGAAGCGCGCGTCCTGATGATGTCGACGAACAACATCCTCAGCCCCGCGAACGGCAAGCCCATCATCGTCCCGACGCAGGACATGGTGCTCGGCATCTACTACATGACCCGCGCCCGCGAGTTCGCCAACGGCGAAGGCCGCGTGTTCGCGTCGCCGGAGGAGGTGCGCGCCGCGTACGACCACGGCGAGGTGCACCTGCAGGCCAAGGTGGTGTGCCGCATCGACGCCAAGCGCAAGGAGACCACGGTGGGCCGCGTGCTGCTGTGGGAAGTGGTTCCGCGCCGCGTGGGCTTCGACGCCATCAACAAGGTGCTCGACAAGAAGTCGCTCGGTAACCTCATCGACCTCTGCTACCGCCTCACGGGCGAGAAGGAGACGGTGCTGCTGGCCGATCGCATCCGCAGCCTGGGTTACTTCCACGCGACCCGCGCCGGCATCTCCATCGCGCTCAAGGACATGATCATCCCTGCGAAGAAGCAGGAGTTCCTGGACTACGCGCGCAAGGAAGTGGCGGAGATCGAGAACCAGTACCTCGAGGGCCTCATCACCGACGGTGAGCGCTACAACAAGGTCATCGATATCTGGGCGGAGATCACCGAGAAGGTCGCCCAGGAGATGATGCAGCAGATCTCCACCGACGAGGCCACCGGGGACGTGGACGGCAAGCGCATCTCGCGCAAGCAGCCGTCGTTCAACCCCATCTACATCATGGCCGACTCGGGCGCGCGCGGCAGCGCCCAGCAGATCCGTCAGCTGGCCGGTATGCGCGGCCTGATGGCCAAGCCCTCCGGCGAAATCATCGAGACGCCCATCACGGCCAACTTCCGTGAAGGCCTCTCCGTGCTCCAGTACTTCATCTCCACGCACGGCGCCCGCAAGGGCCTGGCGGACACGGCGCTCAAGACGGCCAACTCCGGCTACCTCACCCGCCGTCTCGTCGACGTGGCGCAGGACGCCATCATCAACGAGTACGACTGCGGCACCATGGACGGTCTGTTCATCGGCGCCCTGGTCGAGGGCGGCGAGATCATCGAGCCGCTGGGTGAGCGCATCCTCGGCCGCGTGGCCCTGGACGACATCCTCGACCCCGTGACGGGCGAGGTGCTGGTGCGCGCCAACGAGGAGATCGACGAGGAGCGCGTCCGCCGCATCGAGAACAGCGGCCTGGACCGGGTGAAGATCCGCTCGGTGCTGACCTGCCAGGCCAAGCGCGGCATCTGCGTGGAGTGCTACGGCCGTGACCTGGCGCGTGGCCGCAAGGTGTCCGTCGGCGAGGCCGTGGGCGTCATCGCGGCGCAGTCCATCGGCGAGCCGGGTACCCAGCTCACGATGCGCACCTTCCACATCGGTGGTGCGGCGACGCGGCGCGCGGAGCAGTCCAGCCTGGAGAACCGCTACGCGGGTTCCGTGAAGTTCGCGGGCCTGAACACGGTGCAGAAGGCGGACGGCACGCTGGTGGCCATGAACCGCAACGGCGAGCTCGTCGTCGTCGACGAGTCGGGCCGCGAGCGCGAGCGCTACCAGATCATCTACGGCGCCCGCATCCTGGTGAAGGAACACCAGAAGCTGGAGCCGGGCGTGCTCCTGGCCGAGTGGGACCCGTTCGCGATCCCCCTGCTCACGGAAGTGGGCGGTGTCGTGCGCTACGAGGACATCATCGAAGGCGTGACGATGTCCGAGACGCTGGACGAAGTGACCGGTCTGTCTCGCAAGACGGTCATCGAGTCCAAGGACCCGGAGGCGCGTCCGCGCGTCACCATCCGCGACGCGCAGGGCAACGTGAAGGACCTGCCGTCCTCCCGCAACCAGGCGAGCTACTTCCTGCCCCAGGGCGCGATCATCACCGTGAACGACACGGATGAGATCTCCGCGGGCGAGGTCATCGCCAAGGTGCCGCGCGAGACGACGAAGACCAAGGACATCACGGGCGGTCTGCCCCGCGTGGCCGAACTCTTCGAGGCGCGCAAGCCCAAGGACGCGGCGGCGATCGCGGAGATCGACGGCGTGGTGTCCTTCGGCAAGGACACCAAGGGCAAGCGCAAGCTCATCATCACCCCCGAGGTGAGCGGCGAGCAGCGCGCGGACCTGGCCAAGGAGTACCTGATCTCCAAGGGCAAGAGCATCAACGTCCACTCCGGCGACCGCGTGAAGGCCGGCGAGGCGATGATGGACGGCGCGGCCAACCCGCACGACATCCTCAAGGTGCTGGGCGAGAAGGAACTCGCGCGCTACCTGGTGGACGAAGTGCAGGAGGTCTACCGACTGCAGGGCGTGAAGATCAACGACAAGCACATCGAGACGATCGTCCGGCAGATGCTGCGCCGGGTGCGCGTCACCGACGTGGGCGACACCAACTTCCTGGTCGACGAGCAGGTCGAGAAGTG is a window encoding:
- the rpoC gene encoding DNA-directed RNA polymerase subunit beta' — encoded protein: MKDIFNFFEKPKDPLSFNAIRIALASPDKIRQWSHGEVKKPETINYRTFKPERDGLFCARIFGPVKDYECNCGKYKRMKHRGVVCEKCGVEVIQSKVRRERLGHITLATPVAHIWFLKSLPSRIGNLLDITLKEMEKVLYCESYMVIDPKATPLQRGELVSEEKMHRLFQEHGEDSFTAGMGGEAVREMLKSLDVEKLSEELRKDMRETTSEAKRKKYAKRLKVAEAFRVSGNKPEWMMLDVIPVIPPDLRPLVPLDGGRFATSDLNDLYRRVINRNNRLKRLQELNAPDIIIRNEKRMLQEAVDALFDNGRRGKTITGPNKRPLKSLSDMLKGKQGRFRQNLLGKRVDYSGRSVIVVGPELRLHQCGLPKIMALELFKPFIYNKLEEKGYVTTIKSAKKMVEKERPEVWDILEDVIREHPVLLNRAPTLHRLGMQAFEPVLIEGKAIQLHPLVCAAFNADFDGDQMAVHVPLSIEAQMEARVLMMSTNNILSPANGKPIIVPTQDMVLGIYYMTRAREFANGEGRVFASPEEVRAAYDHGEVHLQAKVVCRIDAKRKETTVGRVLLWEVVPRRVGFDAINKVLDKKSLGNLIDLCYRLTGEKETVLLADRIRSLGYFHATRAGISIALKDMIIPAKKQEFLDYARKEVAEIENQYLEGLITDGERYNKVIDIWAEITEKVAQEMMQQISTDEATGDVDGKRISRKQPSFNPIYIMADSGARGSAQQIRQLAGMRGLMAKPSGEIIETPITANFREGLSVLQYFISTHGARKGLADTALKTANSGYLTRRLVDVAQDAIINEYDCGTMDGLFIGALVEGGEIIEPLGERILGRVALDDILDPVTGEVLVRANEEIDEERVRRIENSGLDRVKIRSVLTCQAKRGICVECYGRDLARGRKVSVGEAVGVIAAQSIGEPGTQLTMRTFHIGGAATRRAEQSSLENRYAGSVKFAGLNTVQKADGTLVAMNRNGELVVVDESGRERERYQIIYGARILVKEHQKLEPGVLLAEWDPFAIPLLTEVGGVVRYEDIIEGVTMSETLDEVTGLSRKTVIESKDPEARPRVTIRDAQGNVKDLPSSRNQASYFLPQGAIITVNDTDEISAGEVIAKVPRETTKTKDITGGLPRVAELFEARKPKDAAAIAEIDGVVSFGKDTKGKRKLIITPEVSGEQRADLAKEYLISKGKSINVHSGDRVKAGEAMMDGAANPHDILKVLGEKELARYLVDEVQEVYRLQGVKINDKHIETIVRQMLRRVRVTDVGDTNFLVDEQVEKWVFEEENEKVMAEGKRPAVGEPLLLGITKASLSTESFISSASFQETTKVLTEAAINGKVDYLRGLKENVIMGRLIPAGTGLPNYKHLDIEVESPTDEVNEMEAALAATHGDSPLAPPPSRPDTRSTDVA